A single region of the Deinococcus planocerae genome encodes:
- a CDS encoding alpha/beta fold hydrolase, protein MPEPEGTLVALHGNFASAAWWEDLSTHPPAGWRALAPDLPGFAGTAHVGEVGVGAYADWLSGWLREREVTRPVLLGHSLGGAVALEVAAREPESLSGLVLAASAPLTGLVTPEENYPVLDLLRTNAALREVSLGALFPSARPANFARLVEDGGRMADTHYAGNARALAAWSVDPARLGGLPVLVLGGELDPLVTPEMVRAQAAALGRGALILPGRGHGFPQEDPGAFRGHLEAFLRTLPGVGLTVEAR, encoded by the coding sequence ATGCCTGAGCCGGAAGGGACCCTCGTCGCCCTGCACGGCAACTTCGCCTCGGCGGCGTGGTGGGAGGACCTGAGCACCCACCCCCCGGCGGGTTGGCGCGCCCTCGCCCCCGACCTGCCGGGCTTTGCCGGAACCGCCCATGTGGGCGAGGTCGGCGTCGGGGCGTATGCGGACTGGCTGAGCGGGTGGCTGCGGGAGCGGGAGGTCACCCGGCCCGTGCTGCTGGGGCACAGCCTGGGCGGGGCGGTCGCGCTGGAGGTTGCCGCCCGTGAGCCGGAGTCCCTTTCCGGGCTGGTCCTCGCGGCGAGTGCCCCCCTCACCGGGCTCGTCACGCCGGAGGAGAATTACCCGGTGCTCGACCTCCTGCGGACGAACGCGGCCCTGCGCGAGGTCAGCCTGGGGGCGCTCTTTCCCTCCGCCCGGCCCGCCAACTTCGCGCGGCTGGTGGAGGACGGCGGGCGGATGGCGGACACGCACTATGCCGGAAACGCCCGCGCCCTCGCCGCGTGGAGCGTGGACCCCGCGCGGCTCGGGGGGCTGCCCGTCCTCGTGCTCGGCGGGGAGCTCGACCCCCTCGTCACCCCCGAGATGGTGCGGGCGCAGGCGGCGGCGCTGGGGCGGGGGGCCCTCATCCTCCCGGGGCGCGGGCACGGCTTTCCGCAGGAGGACCCGGGGGCGTTTCGCGGTCACCTGGAGGCCTTTTTGAGGACATTGCCGGGGGTTGGCCTTACAGTGGAGGCTCGATGA
- a CDS encoding alpha/beta fold hydrolase, with protein sequence MRQDEEGREGGAPPGAFTLEVTAPLAGEAVPVRLGVQTWGRLGAARDNAVLVCHYYTGTSQAAGVGADGVSGWWDSLIGSGRAVDTDRFFVVAMNTLSNVQALDPRVVTTGPDTGHPQGGAWGARFPAWTFADLHALQLALLRHLGAERWHAVIGPSFGGMQALQWAARSPDLAPRVAAVGTSPCAGPVLRGAFGPLLRDVAASGGLTGALRLISLFGLGADALERTFREADFEAYLRTRAGTASLAHILDIARVVETHDLSDVAPRPDLFARWRNAGLRLLTVNIRGDLFFPFHEMRAFAGASRAAGVPHTHLEFDSAHGHLGCVADTAPFAPLLRGLLEDTLPLVPLPPEPLGAGDVPHA encoded by the coding sequence ATGCGACAAGACGAAGAGGGCCGGGAAGGCGGGGCGCCGCCGGGGGCATTCACGCTGGAGGTGACGGCCCCGCTCGCGGGTGAGGCGGTGCCCGTGCGGCTGGGCGTGCAGACCTGGGGAAGGCTGGGCGCGGCGCGGGACAACGCCGTCCTCGTGTGCCACTACTACACGGGCACGTCCCAGGCGGCGGGGGTGGGCGCGGACGGGGTGTCCGGCTGGTGGGATTCCCTGATCGGGTCGGGGCGCGCGGTGGACACGGACCGCTTTTTCGTGGTGGCGATGAACACCCTCTCCAACGTCCAGGCCCTCGACCCCCGGGTGGTGACCACCGGGCCGGACACCGGGCACCCACAGGGCGGCGCGTGGGGGGCCCGCTTCCCGGCCTGGACCTTCGCCGACCTCCACGCCCTGCAACTCGCGCTGCTGCGCCACCTCGGCGCGGAGCGGTGGCACGCGGTGATCGGCCCCAGCTTCGGGGGGATGCAGGCCCTCCAGTGGGCGGCCCGGTCGCCGGACCTCGCGCCCCGGGTGGCCGCCGTGGGGACGAGTCCCTGCGCGGGGCCGGTGCTGCGCGGGGCCTTCGGGCCGCTGCTGCGCGACGTGGCCGCTTCCGGCGGACTCACCGGGGCGCTGCGGCTGATCTCCCTCTTCGGGCTGGGGGCTGACGCCCTGGAGCGCACCTTCCGGGAAGCCGACTTCGAGGCGTACCTGAGAACGCGGGCCGGAACGGCGAGCCTCGCGCACATCCTCGACATTGCGCGGGTGGTGGAGACGCACGACCTCTCCGACGTGGCCCCGCGCCCCGACCTCTTCGCCCGCTGGCGGAACGCGGGCCTGCGGCTCCTGACCGTGAACATCCGGGGTGACCTCTTCTTTCCCTTCCATGAGATGCGCGCCTTCGCGGGGGCGAGCCGGGCGGCGGGCGTGCCCCACACCCACCTGGAGTTCGACTCGGCGCACGGGCACCTGGGCTGCGTGGCGGACACGGCGCCCTTCGCCCCCCTGCTGCGCGGGCTGCTGGAGGACACCCTGCCCCTCGTGCCGCTCCCGCCCGAACCGCTCGGCGCCGGGGACGTGCCCCATGCCTGA
- a CDS encoding ABC transporter substrate-binding protein produces the protein MKKMLLTGVLLALSGAGAVKVGVLLPLSGSGSVSGQAARNGYLLALDEINRAGGVLGKPLELEFADDGSSPAKAVPEFVKLVTVDKVDFMAGGVSSATSIAISGPAKQYGTFMAWIGAAAVPVEDAFADHKYFFHYHPWSYYNFEAILGYFKTLKTQKKARNIAIAYEDGPFGSAGINDTVAAFKKAGFNVVMTEKFKTGSGNFGPIISKAKAARPDIFYWVGYDTDALPLATEIKQQNLQVGLVYGTPPSWPVGFEKNQLADNIAGLSLWLPSSPQAESRKFVAAYRKKFGNVTEEYFAPLAYVNLKTLAAAINGAGGTDKDKVAAALAATNTPTPFGPLTFSKSNKTQYQGFKAGNWLHFQFQGDSRVPVYPIKFAQKPMVWNK, from the coding sequence ATGAAAAAGATGCTTCTGACGGGCGTTCTGCTCGCGCTTTCCGGCGCGGGCGCGGTGAAGGTGGGCGTGCTGCTTCCCCTCTCGGGATCGGGCAGCGTCTCCGGGCAGGCGGCGAGGAACGGCTACCTCCTCGCGCTGGACGAGATCAACCGGGCGGGCGGCGTGCTCGGCAAGCCCCTGGAGCTGGAGTTCGCCGACGACGGCTCCTCGCCCGCCAAGGCCGTGCCCGAGTTCGTCAAGCTCGTGACCGTGGACAAGGTGGACTTTATGGCGGGGGGCGTGAGCAGCGCCACGAGCATCGCCATCAGCGGCCCGGCCAAGCAGTACGGCACCTTCATGGCCTGGATCGGCGCGGCGGCGGTGCCCGTCGAGGACGCCTTCGCGGACCACAAATATTTCTTCCACTACCACCCCTGGTCCTATTACAACTTCGAGGCGATCCTGGGCTACTTCAAGACGCTCAAGACGCAGAAGAAGGCGCGGAACATCGCCATCGCCTACGAGGACGGCCCCTTCGGCTCGGCGGGCATCAACGACACCGTGGCGGCCTTCAAGAAGGCGGGCTTCAACGTCGTGATGACCGAAAAGTTCAAGACGGGCAGCGGCAACTTCGGGCCGATCATCTCCAAGGCGAAGGCGGCCAGGCCCGACATCTTCTACTGGGTGGGCTACGACACCGACGCGCTGCCCCTCGCCACCGAGATCAAGCAGCAGAACCTGCAAGTCGGGCTGGTCTACGGCACGCCGCCCTCGTGGCCGGTGGGCTTCGAAAAAAACCAGCTTGCCGACAACATCGCGGGCCTGAGCCTGTGGCTCCCCTCCAGCCCGCAGGCCGAGAGCCGCAAGTTCGTCGCCGCCTACCGCAAGAAGTTCGGCAACGTGACCGAGGAATACTTCGCGCCCCTCGCCTACGTGAACCTTAAGACGCTCGCCGCCGCGATCAATGGGGCGGGGGGCACCGACAAGGACAAGGTGGCCGCCGCCCTCGCCGCGACGAACACGCCCACCCCCTTCGGCCCGCTGACCTTCTCCAAGAGCAACAAGACCCAGTACCAGGGCTTCAAGGCCGGAAACTGGCTGCACTTCCAGTTCCAGGGAGACAGCCGCGTGCCGGTCTACCCCATCAAGTTCGCGCAGAAGCCGATGGTGTGGAACAAGTAA
- a CDS encoding branched-chain amino acid ABC transporter permease — protein sequence MDLFFQTLLNGLLQSGIYALVASGLALAVGVVGIVNFAHGEFLMLGAFLTWGLSTYLGVDPLVSLPLAAVAVFAVGALTYRVSIRHVLLAPELNQMLLTFGLGILLQNLALMLLGGNTRTVTTGYQGSSISLGELSVGGPKLIAFGFAAAILAGLYAVLYRTTLGRQMRAVAQNRRGSQLIGIDVDRVYLIAFGVSCGLAAVAGVLVAVLLFASPTVGLVFALKAFAIIVMAGLGNLTGVLWASVVLGVSEALVQTYVPGGGGWSDAVFFLLIFATLVFRSFRGSR from the coding sequence ATGGACCTCTTTTTCCAGACCCTCCTCAACGGCCTGCTGCAAAGCGGCATCTACGCGCTCGTCGCGTCGGGGCTGGCCCTGGCGGTGGGCGTGGTCGGGATCGTGAACTTCGCGCACGGCGAGTTCCTGATGCTGGGCGCATTTTTAACCTGGGGGCTGAGCACGTACCTGGGCGTCGATCCCCTCGTCTCCCTGCCGCTGGCCGCCGTCGCCGTCTTCGCGGTGGGCGCCCTGACCTACCGGGTGAGCATCCGGCACGTCCTGCTCGCTCCCGAACTCAACCAGATGCTCCTGACCTTCGGGCTGGGCATCCTGCTGCAAAACCTCGCGCTGATGCTGCTCGGCGGCAACACCCGCACGGTCACCACGGGATACCAGGGCAGCTCGATCAGCCTCGGGGAACTCAGCGTCGGCGGACCCAAGCTCATCGCGTTCGGATTCGCGGCGGCGATCCTGGCCGGGCTGTACGCGGTGCTCTACCGCACGACCCTGGGCCGCCAGATGCGGGCGGTGGCGCAAAACCGCCGGGGCTCGCAGCTCATCGGGATCGACGTGGACCGGGTGTACCTGATCGCCTTCGGGGTCTCGTGCGGGCTGGCGGCGGTGGCGGGCGTGCTCGTCGCCGTGCTGCTCTTCGCCTCACCGACGGTGGGGCTGGTGTTCGCCCTGAAAGCCTTTGCGATCATCGTCATGGCGGGGCTGGGCAACCTCACGGGCGTGCTGTGGGCGTCGGTGGTCCTCGGCGTGTCGGAGGCGCTGGTGCAGACCTACGTGCCGGGCGGCGGCGGGTGGAGCGACGCGGTGTTCTTCCTCCTCATCTTCGCCACGCTGGTCTTCCGTTCGTTCCGGGGCTCCAGGTGA
- a CDS encoding branched-chain amino acid ABC transporter permease has product MSRAAELPRTVTRRPDFTGRALVPLALFFLLALAFPFLPLGARAEYLLQIAFFTVVAGVLALSWDILARSGQVSLAHAAFYGLGAYGFALLVKVMPWFLAMPLAALIAALLSLILGAVTMRLSGMYFAIATLAFTEVVRTIIQNLPESVAGGANGLLVPALLGGNARAQYFLAVAVLLLTALVSLAVRFTRLHHAFAAIRQGEETARVLGVSIVRYKLLAFFISSFLAALGGVLFAGKTFFINPLETFSLANSIAPLTTSIFGGLYTTLGPILGATVLRVAEEILHNSIKNGYLVVYGLVLMLSILWLPRGLMGLLRKGKHGGDL; this is encoded by the coding sequence GTGAGCCGGGCCGCCGAACTGCCGCGCACGGTCACGCGCAGGCCCGACTTCACCGGGCGGGCGCTCGTGCCGCTGGCCCTCTTTTTCCTGCTCGCGCTCGCCTTTCCCTTCCTGCCGCTGGGGGCGCGGGCGGAGTATTTGCTCCAGATCGCCTTTTTCACGGTCGTGGCGGGTGTGCTGGCGCTGTCGTGGGACATCCTCGCGCGCAGCGGGCAGGTCAGCCTCGCGCACGCCGCCTTCTACGGGCTGGGCGCCTACGGCTTCGCGCTGCTGGTCAAGGTGATGCCCTGGTTCCTGGCGATGCCCCTCGCGGCCCTGATCGCCGCCCTTCTCAGCCTGATCCTGGGTGCGGTGACCATGCGCCTGAGCGGGATGTACTTCGCCATCGCCACGCTCGCCTTCACGGAGGTCGTGCGGACGATCATTCAGAACCTGCCGGAGTCGGTGGCGGGAGGCGCGAACGGGCTGCTCGTTCCGGCGCTCCTCGGCGGCAATGCGCGGGCGCAGTACTTCCTGGCCGTTGCCGTCTTGCTCCTCACTGCCCTCGTGAGCCTCGCCGTGCGGTTTACCCGGCTGCACCACGCCTTCGCCGCGATCCGGCAGGGGGAGGAGACGGCGCGGGTGCTGGGCGTCAGCATCGTGCGGTACAAGCTGCTCGCCTTCTTCATCTCCTCGTTCCTGGCGGCGCTGGGCGGGGTCCTGTTCGCCGGGAAGACCTTTTTCATCAACCCGCTGGAGACCTTCAGCCTCGCCAACTCCATCGCGCCGCTCACGACGAGCATCTTCGGGGGGCTCTACACCACCCTCGGGCCGATCCTGGGGGCGACGGTGCTGCGGGTGGCCGAGGAAATCCTGCACAACTCCATCAAGAACGGCTACCTCGTCGTGTACGGCCTGGTGCTGATGCTCTCGATCCTGTGGCTGCCGCGCGGGCTGATGGGGCTGCTGAGGAAGGGCAAGCACGGGGGGGACCTGTGA
- a CDS encoding ABC transporter ATP-binding protein: MTAVTPSQPVLPRTEVVLRAEGLSKRFGGLLAVQDVSFSQYAGEILAVIGPNGAGKTTLLNLLSGVYRPTSGRLHLLGRDVTQESMEARCHAGLGRAFQIVRPFPEMTVYENVTVGALFGKRGMRLPEARERAYDLLDRTGLAAHADKAAHELTLLQDKRLEVARALATQPRVLLLDEVMAGLRPAEAQEAVSLVRSVRDSGISVLFIEHIMPVVRDLADRVVVMDQGRVLAQGTYREVTANPQVVAAYLGTEEGLHA; encoded by the coding sequence GTGACCGCCGTGACGCCCAGTCAACCCGTCCTGCCCAGAACGGAGGTCGTGCTGCGGGCCGAGGGGCTCAGCAAGCGGTTCGGCGGGCTGCTCGCCGTGCAGGACGTGAGCTTCAGCCAGTACGCGGGCGAGATTCTGGCCGTGATCGGGCCGAACGGGGCGGGCAAGACGACGCTGCTGAACTTGCTCTCCGGGGTGTACCGGCCTACGAGCGGGCGGCTGCACCTCCTCGGGCGGGACGTGACGCAGGAGAGCATGGAGGCCCGCTGCCACGCCGGGCTGGGCCGCGCCTTCCAGATCGTGCGGCCCTTTCCCGAGATGACGGTTTACGAGAACGTGACGGTGGGGGCGCTCTTCGGCAAGCGGGGAATGCGACTGCCCGAGGCGCGCGAGCGGGCCTACGACCTGCTGGACCGCACCGGGCTCGCCGCGCACGCCGACAAGGCCGCGCACGAGCTCACCCTCCTTCAGGACAAGCGGCTGGAGGTGGCCCGCGCCCTCGCCACCCAGCCCCGCGTCCTGCTGCTCGACGAGGTGATGGCCGGCCTCCGCCCCGCCGAGGCGCAGGAGGCCGTCTCTCTCGTGCGGAGCGTGAGGGACAGCGGCATCAGCGTCCTCTTCATCGAACACATCATGCCCGTGGTGCGCGACCTCGCCGACCGGGTGGTCGTGATGGACCAGGGGCGGGTGCTGGCCCAGGGCACCTACCGCGAGGTGACGGCGAATCCGCAGGTCGTTGCCGCCTACCTGGGCACCGAGGAGGGACTCCACGCATGA
- a CDS encoding ABC transporter ATP-binding protein, whose product MTATQANPTSSRTQGQELVIENLTAGYGKVQVLWGVSLRVEPGEFVAVIGANGAGKTTTLRAVSGVVKPTGGRILLGGQDITRSAPSGIVGLGLGHVPEGRELFPLMTVRENLELGAAMRAEARAAQAQTLEHVYTLFPRLRERQGQLAGTLSGGEQQMVAVGRALMARPSVLVVDEPSLGLSPLMTQTVFEALKAVNQEGVSVLLVEQNVGLSLKLAGRAYVLENGQVVNTGTGAALLADPKVREAYLAL is encoded by the coding sequence ATGACGGCGACCCAAGCCAATCCAACGTCCTCTCGCACTCAGGGCCAGGAACTCGTGATCGAGAACCTCACTGCCGGGTACGGCAAGGTGCAGGTGCTGTGGGGGGTGAGCCTGCGGGTCGAGCCCGGCGAGTTCGTCGCCGTGATCGGGGCGAACGGGGCGGGCAAGACGACCACCCTGCGCGCGGTCAGCGGGGTGGTGAAACCGACCGGGGGTCGTATCCTCCTCGGCGGACAGGACATCACCCGCTCAGCGCCGAGCGGCATCGTCGGGCTGGGGCTGGGGCACGTCCCCGAGGGCCGCGAACTCTTCCCCCTGATGACCGTGCGCGAGAACCTGGAACTCGGGGCAGCGATGCGTGCCGAGGCCCGCGCCGCGCAGGCGCAGACGTTGGAACACGTCTACACCCTCTTTCCCCGGTTACGCGAACGGCAGGGGCAACTGGCGGGCACCCTTTCCGGTGGCGAGCAGCAGATGGTGGCGGTGGGCCGCGCGCTGATGGCCCGCCCGAGCGTCCTGGTGGTGGACGAGCCCTCCCTGGGCCTCTCGCCGCTGATGACCCAGACGGTCTTCGAGGCCTTGAAAGCCGTTAATCAGGAAGGCGTGAGCGTCTTGCTCGTCGAACAGAACGTGGGGCTGAGCCTCAAGCTCGCTGGCCGCGCCTATGTCCTGGAAAACGGGCAGGTGGTGAACACGGGGACGGGGGCGGCCCTGCTCGCCGATCCGAAGGTCAGGGAGGCGTACCTGGCGCTGTAG
- a CDS encoding GDSL-type esterase/lipase family protein, whose product MKRLLPLALLLLAACAPRQTAHTPRPDAVPFTRYVAVGDSITAGFQSGGLTAESQRAAYPRLLGERAGLNVPMPEVQDPGCPPPVGVTGQRNCALRQPGVVSPVVAVPGAKVGDVLRSTDTQVTDPDPQLYDAELYRAILGPNTTQLQAALARKPLFVTVWIGNNDVLLPTLRGRPDQSTPLESFRADYTALVDRLLAGGARYLVVMTVPDVTRVPALIPVRQLRLAGLVDDSCRGQDVYFGSIVVGRASRENPLSCTSPEALTAAEYAQSQRTVEGYNAAIRETAAARGVPVFDVTRVLGTLPGRPLIPTASSPFGRSFSLDGVHPSSFAHERFARELAVFMNQQFGTDLDTRP is encoded by the coding sequence ATGAAACGACTCCTGCCCCTCGCCCTGCTGCTGCTCGCGGCCTGTGCCCCGAGGCAGACGGCCCACACACCGCGCCCGGACGCTGTGCCCTTTACCCGCTATGTGGCGGTGGGGGACAGCATCACCGCCGGATTTCAGTCGGGCGGGCTGACGGCGGAGTCGCAGCGGGCCGCCTACCCCCGGCTGCTGGGCGAGCGGGCGGGGCTGAACGTGCCCATGCCCGAGGTGCAGGACCCGGGCTGCCCTCCCCCGGTGGGCGTGACGGGGCAGAGAAACTGCGCCCTTCGCCAGCCGGGCGTCGTGTCCCCGGTGGTGGCCGTGCCCGGCGCGAAGGTGGGCGACGTTCTGCGCAGCACCGACACGCAGGTGACCGACCCCGACCCGCAACTGTACGACGCCGAACTCTACCGGGCGATCCTAGGCCCGAACACCACCCAGCTTCAGGCGGCGCTGGCGAGGAAGCCCCTCTTCGTCACCGTGTGGATCGGCAACAACGACGTGCTCCTGCCCACCCTGCGCGGGCGGCCCGACCAGTCCACGCCGCTGGAGAGCTTCCGCGCCGACTACACGGCATTGGTGGACCGGCTGCTGGCGGGGGGCGCCCGTTACCTCGTCGTGATGACGGTGCCCGACGTGACGCGGGTGCCCGCCCTGATCCCGGTGCGGCAACTGCGCCTCGCCGGGCTGGTGGACGACAGTTGCCGGGGGCAGGACGTGTACTTTGGGAGCATCGTCGTGGGCCGGGCCAGCCGGGAAAATCCTCTCTCCTGCACCTCCCCCGAGGCGCTGACCGCCGCCGAGTACGCGCAGTCGCAGCGGACCGTGGAGGGCTACAACGCCGCCATCCGCGAGACCGCCGCCGCCCGGGGCGTGCCCGTCTTCGACGTGACCCGGGTGCTGGGCACGCTGCCGGGGCGGCCCCTGATCCCCACGGCGTCGTCCCCCTTCGGGCGGTCGTTCAGCCTCGACGGCGTGCACCCGAGCAGCTTCGCGCACGAGCGGTTTGCCCGGGAACTGGCCGTGTTTATGAATCAGCAATTCGGGACGGATTTGGATACGCGGCCCTGA
- a CDS encoding Imm7 family immunity protein has product MFEFHGWFALRNSTSEEDDQAMWGIVVRLRERIRRLGWESSASAEVRPMNGTYFLFVHGNLNRRGFYGPELDDLLASVAAEAPGSYGVMYWRDSERGDDNFTVRVMARGRLVDHPDPFLSPVVPTVEDAWEPGME; this is encoded by the coding sequence GTGTTCGAGTTTCACGGGTGGTTCGCCCTTCGAAATTCGACCTCTGAGGAAGACGATCAGGCGATGTGGGGCATCGTGGTCCGTCTTCGGGAGCGCATCAGGAGGCTGGGGTGGGAATCCTCCGCCTCCGCAGAAGTCCGGCCCATGAACGGGACGTACTTTCTGTTCGTCCACGGCAACCTCAACCGCAGGGGGTTTTACGGTCCAGAGTTGGATGATCTGCTCGCCTCGGTTGCGGCGGAGGCGCCCGGCTCATATGGGGTGATGTACTGGCGCGACTCGGAACGGGGCGACGATAACTTCACTGTCAGGGTGATGGCACGAGGGCGACTCGTAGACCACCCTGATCCTTTCCTCTCACCTGTCGTCCCCACCGTCGAGGACGCCTGGGAACCTGGCATGGAGTAA
- a CDS encoding alpha/beta hydrolase codes for MEQFAQFKVGAQRVYGMLHVPEGERPASGWPSAVILHGFTGNRGGDHRLLPLLSRFLAARGVASLRFDFRGSGESEGEFSEMTVAREVEDVEAAFDYVRGLPMLDPERVMLLGFSMGGLVAALAAERVRPHRLALWAPALPELWLPLLRGGYAPPVILDYGGWPVGREFLLEMPRLRPLEAAARWGGVARVFHGDADQVCPPAFGVRYAQALGCDAIAIPGAGHTFDSLDAVEMLYRETARFLTGG; via the coding sequence ATGGAACAGTTCGCCCAGTTCAAGGTGGGCGCCCAGCGCGTCTACGGCATGCTCCACGTCCCCGAAGGCGAGCGGCCTGCCTCCGGGTGGCCCTCCGCCGTCATCCTCCACGGCTTCACCGGCAACCGGGGTGGCGACCACCGCCTGCTGCCGCTGCTCTCGCGCTTTCTTGCGGCCCGGGGCGTGGCGTCCCTGCGCTTCGACTTCCGGGGAAGCGGCGAGTCGGAGGGGGAATTCAGCGAGATGACGGTCGCCCGCGAGGTTGAGGACGTGGAGGCGGCCTTCGACTACGTGCGCGGGCTGCCGATGCTCGACCCCGAGCGGGTGATGCTGCTGGGCTTCTCGATGGGCGGTCTCGTCGCTGCCCTCGCCGCCGAGCGGGTGCGGCCCCACCGCCTCGCCCTGTGGGCCCCCGCCCTCCCGGAGCTGTGGCTGCCCCTCCTGCGCGGCGGCTACGCCCCGCCCGTGATTCTGGATTACGGCGGCTGGCCCGTCGGGCGCGAGTTCCTGCTGGAGATGCCCCGCCTGAGGCCCCTGGAGGCGGCGGCCCGCTGGGGAGGCGTGGCCCGCGTCTTCCACGGCGACGCCGATCAGGTCTGCCCGCCCGCCTTCGGGGTCCGCTACGCCCAGGCCCTCGGCTGCGACGCCATCGCCATCCCCGGCGCGGGCCACACCTTCGACTCGCTGGACGCGGTGGAGATGTTGTACCGGGAGACGGCGCGCTTCCTGACGGGGGGGTAG
- a CDS encoding pyridoxamine 5'-phosphate oxidase family protein has product MTEPQHVTDPQEAAQLLAEKIKGVRFATFTTVSQDGSLHGRPMATQEAEFDGDLWFFTYRDSHKVTDIQANPQVHLGYNDPDKNLWVDVSGTAEQVDDREKMRDLWKPPLKAFFPDGVDDPNLTLIKITPQRAEYWDGPASGIGKVVAFARTLASGGKTPPGKDVKLDLEGNG; this is encoded by the coding sequence ATGACCGAGCCGCAACATGTGACCGATCCGCAGGAGGCCGCCCAACTGCTCGCCGAGAAGATCAAGGGGGTGCGCTTCGCCACGTTCACGACTGTCTCCCAGGACGGCAGCCTGCACGGCAGGCCGATGGCGACCCAGGAGGCCGAGTTCGACGGCGACCTGTGGTTTTTCACCTACCGGGACAGCCACAAGGTGACCGACATTCAGGCCAATCCGCAGGTCCACCTGGGCTACAACGACCCCGACAAGAACCTGTGGGTCGATGTGTCGGGCACCGCCGAGCAGGTGGACGACCGGGAAAAGATGCGGGACCTCTGGAAGCCGCCCCTCAAGGCCTTTTTTCCCGACGGCGTGGACGACCCCAACCTGACCCTGATCAAGATCACGCCGCAGCGGGCCGAATACTGGGACGGCCCGGCCAGCGGCATCGGCAAGGTCGTGGCTTTCGCCCGGACGCTCGCCAGCGGTGGCAAGACGCCCCCCGGCAAGGACGTAAAGCTGGACCTGGAGGGAAACGGTTGA